The Cricetulus griseus strain 17A/GY chromosome 9, alternate assembly CriGri-PICRH-1.0, whole genome shotgun sequence genome has a segment encoding these proteins:
- the Ppp2r1a gene encoding serine/threonine-protein phosphatase 2A 65 kDa regulatory subunit A alpha isoform isoform X2, producing MAAADGDDSLYPIAVLIDELRNEDVQLRLNSIKKLSTIALALGVERTRSELLPFLTDTIYDEDEVLLALAEQLGTFTTLVGGPEYVHCLLPPLESLATVEETVVRDKAVESLRAISHEHSPSDLEAHFVPLVKRLAGGDWFTSRTSACGLFSVCYPRVSSAVKAELRQYFRNLCSDDTPMVRRAAASKLGEFAKVLELDNVKSEIIPMFSNLASDEQDSVRLLAVEACVNIAQLLPQEDLEALVMPTLRQAAEDKSWRVRYMVADKFTELQKAVGPEITKTDLVPAFQNLMKDCEAEVRAAASHKVKEFCENLSADCRENVIMTQILPCIKELVSDANQHVKSALASVIMGLSPILGKDNTIEHLLPLFLAQLKDECPEVRLNIISNLDCVNEVIGIRQLSQSLLPAIVELAEDAKWRVRLAIIEYMPLLAGQLGVEFFDEKLNSLCMAWLVDHVYAIREAATSNLKKLVEKFGKEWAHATIIPKVLAMSGDPNYLHRMTTLFCINVLSEVCGQDITTKHMLPTVLRMAGDPVANVRFNVAKSLQKIGPILDNSTLQSEVKPILEKLTQDQDVDVKYFAQEALTVLSLA from the exons ATGGCAGCTGCCGACGGCGACGACTCGCTCTACCCCATCGCGGTGCTCATAGACGAGCTCCGCAATGAGGACGTCCAG CTTCGTCTCAATAGTATCAAGAAGCTCTCCACCATCGCCTTGGCCCTTGGGGTTGAACGAACCAGAAGTGAGCTCTTGCCCTTCCTCACAG ACACCATCTATGATGAAGATGAGGTCCTCTTGGCCTTGGCCGAACAACTGGGGACCTTCACCACTTTGGTTGGGGGACCTGAGTATGTGCACTGCCTGCTG CCACCCCTGGAATCACTGGCCACAGTGGAAGAGACAGTGGTGCGAGACAAGGCGGTAGAATCCTTACGGGCCATCTCACACGAGCACTCACCGTCCGACCTAGAGGCTCACTTCGTGCCTCTAGTGAAGCGGCTGGCGGGTGGAGACTGGTTCACCTCCCGCACCTCGGCCTGCGGCCTCTTCTCAGTCTGCTACCCCCGAGTATCCAGTGCTGTGAAGGCAGAACTTCGACA GTACTTCCGGAACCTGTGCTCAGACGACACCCCCATGGTGCGGCGGGCCGCAGCCTCCAAGCTGGGGGAGTTTGCCAAGGTGTTGGAGCTGGACAATGTCAAGTCTGAGATCATCCCCATGTTCTCTAACCTGGCCTCTGACGAGCAG GACTCGGTgcggctgctggcagtggaggcGTGCGTGAATATTGCCCAGCTTCTGCCCCAGGAGGACCTGGAGGCCTTAGTGATGCCCACCCTGCGCCAGGCCGCTGAGGACAAGTCCTGGCGAGTCCGCTACATGGTGGCGGACAAGTTCACAGAG CTCCAGAAAGCAGTAGGGCCTGAGATAACCAAGACAGATCTGGTGCCCGCCTTCCAGAACCTGATGAAGGACTGTGAGGCCGAGGTGAGGGCCGCTGCCTCCCACAAGGTCAAAG AGTTCTGTGAAAATCTCTCAGCTGACTGCCGAGAGAATGTGATCATGACCCAGATCTTGCCCTGCATCAAG GAACTCGTGTCAGATGCCAACCAGCATGTCAAGTCAGCACTGGCTTCAGTCATCATGGGCCTCTCTCCCATTCTGGGCAAAGACAACACCATTGAGCACCTCTTGCCACTCTTCTTGGCTCAGCTAAAGGATGAG TGCCCTGAGGTACGGCTGAACATCATCTCCAACCTGGACTGCGTGAACGAGGTGATTGGCATCCGGCAGCTCTCTCAGTCCCTGCTCCCCGCCATTGTGGAGCTGGCTGAGGATGCCAAGTGGCGGGTGCGGCTGGCCATCATTGAATACATGCCTCTGCTGGCTGGACAGCTG ggTGTGGAATTTTTTGATGAGAAACTCAACTCTTTGTGTATGGCCTGGCTGGTTGATCATG TCTACGCTATCCGAGAGGCTGCCACCAGCAACCTCAAGAAGCTGGTGGAGAAGTTCGGGAAGGAGTGGGCCCATGCCACTATCATCCCCAAGGTCTTAGCCATGTCTGGAGACCCTAACTACCTGCACCGAATGACTACACTCTTCTGCATCAAT GTGCTGTCTGAGGTCTGTGGGCAGGATATCACCACCAAGCACATGTTGCCCACGGTTCTTCGTATGGCTGGGGACCCAGTCGCCAATGTCCGCTTCAATGTCGCCAAATCCCTACAGAAGATAGGACCCATTCTTGACAACAG CACACTGCAGAGTGAAGTCAAGCCCATCCTGGAGAAGCTGACCCAAGACCAGGATGTGGATGTCAAGTACTTTGCCCAGGAGGCTCTGACTG TTCTGTCTCTTGCCTGA